ttgaattataatttttaggagttaatttgatcaaatcaagggtttaattgataaatattgaagtttgatggacaattaaaaattttaattaaaaaaattcaaaaccaataacCAAACGATAAAAGACATGTGAATGTAGGggttgaaattgaccaaatcaagggatagattgaagaaattaaaaatttgttggtcaattaagggtcaaaatgcacaaattcagaactaaagatcaaaatgaaaaagacgaCTAACTTAGGGGTTGATAATTTAGCTTATTAGaggtgaaattgcatgaaattaaaagtttgaatgtAAGTATgggtacaattaaaaaaattgaaagaataagaattcaattgaaattttcCAATTCCAaatcaaaaaccctaaataagGTGTCATTCAGACTTAAGAAAGAGAAGGTAAGTGACACTTCGTTCGGTCGATTAGTctctattttttacaattttagcTGATTGAGTTGACAACTTCAAATGCATAAATATAGAGCTACAAACCTTCAAATTGAGTAAGGTTGGATGCAAATGAAATAAGTCTTTATCAAGTGTTTACAATACTTTCCTTAAGATAAAAAATGTATTCAAAATCTTTGcaaaatcttataaatatcCCTAAGCTTACagagaaggagaggaagaaaaaagaaaaagctatTATAGGTATACTTTTATGATCCAAAAGTAGGTTCTTAGTGGCctgcttttattattttttgttttatatttatgtttataagCATAGAAAAATGGTTTGAATGCTCAATAAATAATGTGGTATTCACCTTTTTGttgatgtgatttttatttaatgaagtcattttaaagttttttttaacatataatgttgttttagtttttgtttgacTTAAGTAATGCATGTTAAAGTAAAAGTATTTATCCTTAGCTTGTTAAGCTTGTTCATGTACGAAATGAGTTcagaaaactaattaagaatcCATGTTGCATGAACATGTAGGTTGTTATAGGTTGTTAGTTTTTTGATGTGGTATCTCATGCTTGATCttaatgttttgatgtttttttttattcaaacatatTTGTGTATGATATTGTGACTTGTTATGATAAAGAAAGCATACTTTAGATGCCAAAAATGCCCATTTTTGAGCTTGGTAGTGGCTGCCTCATGACTGtattttttctgggtttttagACAATGTTCTTCGTACTATTAGGAAGAACGTTGTCTTAGACCTTTGATTTGGACCAATTTCAGTCCATTTCTTATGCATGATTATTAGATAATCTAGGGTTTATTGTCATCAATAAcactttttttatggtttttaatcctacaattttagttttaaaccgAAACTCATTTTGACAAAATTGTGATGTTTAAGTTAAAATCGAAGTGAATAGATTTTAGATTATTGATCCTTGTATGATTTCCAACatgtatgtgttttttttttttttaccaaatctGGTTTGTTTTAGAACTCAAGTTGCTAGGTTCATGTTTGGTGTTCTTGATGTTTTTGGTGTTCTTCATTTTTGTAtggtgtttgatttattttgttcaagaatttttttagtttttatgtttttttgagtGTTTAGTCTGgttttttactttggttttgtttttggcttattttcgggtcaaatcaagatttttagGTCGGTTTATGGTTGAACcaaaaatttcaggtcaacccAATCGGATCAACTcggccgggtcaacccggacAAAAAATATCTGGGGTCAAAGGGTTTTAATAACCTGTTTGGTTTGCCATGTTTTTGTTAAAGGGTCTTTTagttaagggtgtgtttgacaaacacctattaaacttattttgagtagttttattacaagaaaaaatggatttttGTCAAACAAAgcctaagaaaaaataaaaaaataaaaaaaatatttttttcttgcatatggccaaaaaatcctaaagttatttgagtattttttctaaagaaaatttaaaatatgtttgcatgtttaaaaacattgtatgaattttacaacaagtttgtaaaactccaaaggattttggcctatatttaaaaaatatttaaaaaattatttttagtaagaaaatattatttactattaatataatgatttaaaacctaaaagagatcaatatccaaaatattattagggataataaatattattcacttttaatataaggataaaaaaaacttaaaaatggttaatatccaaaatattattagagacaatatttttattactcaGTTtaatacaaggataaaaaaactgtATGaggttaatattcaaaatattattatgaataatacaattcattcacttctaatataaggataaaatctaCAAGGAATTTcatctgaaattttatttggaaGGATGCGGTAGCAAAAATTCCAGTTTTACCCTGAAAGATGCCTCAACAATAATTGAGGATATTTCACCTTTCTAGACTGAGTCATTGACCAAGAAAATCAGAGTTTATTCATCGTAGCAAATCCGTCATAGTAAGCCAGTAAAAATAGATATCATCAGACCATagcaaacaataataataataaaaaaaacaatgcagttTATTTTAGGTAAGATGTGTTATGGACAGGGgcagagtaaaaaaataaaattaaaaagggtcaaattaaaagaattattctaAAAGGCTAAAATTTCAGTTATTTTACTACTAAAATCATAAACATTGTTAAAGAAGGggctgaaaaaaatattttcttgcagAGCCCCCCGCCTTCACCAAtgctaattcattttttttatacaactaATCTCCAGTCTAGAAtctccaaaaaatatatatatatatatatatatatatatatatatatatatatatatatatatatataagaataatagATAGTAACTcctcaatcaattaattaaaaacacctTTCAGATCCTCGTCCGAAAAAGATCGCTGTGACTTCGCACCCTCGCAATACGAGGGTACAACACTATCTTTGAAACTCTACTGTCTCTTGCTCAATAGGGTATGTGTATATTATTTGGCTACATGCATGGTCTTTTTATGAAGTTGTAATCCAATACTTGAAGGGTcgaaatttttcttttctatttgttcaTTTGAAATGGAATTCTTCATCTCTTTCATCTCACCCGTGTTCCCACTGTTCTTCGCACCTCAAGATGGTACTTCTCCTTCCTTACATTTGTGTCCTCTCATTCGTGTGAAGGGGAGGGGTGGAATGATGAGAAGTGCTGACCCCCTGAAGCTTTCCTTCTCTTGGTCAGGTTAGGGTTGTCGGCTAAGCGCTCATGGCTCCATATAGAATATAGTGATTGATTAAACAAGAATGACAAGTAAACCATTGGTTTAcaaacataaatctagattagcAGCAGAACTTTTAGGTTGCAGATATTGGATTTATTGAGGGAAATATGTTGGGTAACATGACTCCCTTGATCAGCCTTGAAGGTCCCCCAGATTTGGCCTCCGAGCATCTTTGATAGATGTCATATGCACCTTTGCCTTTATTAATTCAGGGCCTCATATGGCTTTCTTATGGGGCTTATGTATCTATCTCATGAAAATCATGCCCACATCCTATCAAGCACATACCATACAGATAAAGTTTTGGCTGATCGATCGGTAACTGAGATGCACAGACTCAGGTTTAAGGTTAATGCTGGAGCTACAAGTTCGATCTTCACAAGGTTTTTGTGTTGATTGTAACAGCAGAAGGAAGGCATAGTTGATGATAGGGAGTGTTAGACTCGAATTCGAGTCTGCAGTGACCTGGAGCATGCAAATGTCTTCACGATTAACAAGCATGTTAAAGCGAGCTAATTTTATCTGTATATTCACCTACCCTTCTGTTTCTGAAATATGTACCCTCTTATGTTTCAGGACGTAGTACTAAATCTGGTGTCTTCCTCAAATACTGACTCAAAATGGAATCAAACCTACGGATCAATCTATTCCTAAAGAAATCTTCTTACAAGTACGAGTTTCTCATACCATGGCTTGAGATACATGTATGAGAAGATGTCTTCCAGTAATTATCGGCTGAATTGTTGAACACTCCCTGTCCATGGCCAACCAGGATGCATCTGGTTGGTTATATGTTCCATATCTGGAAGCCTGTTGTTGATGGCAGCTTGATCACTGTTTGCAACTACATGAGAACCTGAAAACAAAAGACACTATCAACATAGCAATGGAAATAGAACACATCACTGTCCAAAGTGATTTCCATGTTTTACAATCATGTATAGAACAAAATAGGAGTTTGTTTGAAGTTGATATGATTAAGAAGAGGCGTGTGCTTTACCTGGACTTGTCGTTGTAGAGCCCCTATAAGTTTGATGACAATAGTTCAGAGGAGAATAAGAAGCCATTCCGTTGATGGGGGGATAAGATGGTCCCCTTGGCAATCCATTTACTTGGTGAGGAAATTCAGCAGGAACTAGGATCTGCTGGGGCAAAGGTTGCATAGTAGGAATGTCAAAGCTGGTTGATGCATCATATGGGTCTAGGGGAAGCACGTATAAAGGAATATAGCTGATAGGAGGATGGTTATAAGAAAGGTTCTTCAAATGGGGCTTGAATTTATTCCTACGAGCTCTTTGAGAGTCTGAAGGACAGAACAAAGCGCTGCTTCGGTTTGTCTGAGAATGATGGGATTGTGGGAATTCTTGCCTGGCACGCAGATTTCCATGAGAAGTATCTAAGCCATTTATATTGTCAGAACCAGAACAGGTAGGGGGGACTTCCAAGCTGGATTGAGATCTTTCATCCAATGGGACATTTAAAGCAGCTAGCATCTGAGAAACATTTCCCGGCATTCTTGAACTAGAAGCAAACAAATCGGTTTCAGTCACGTTACTTTCAGGTAATAACACCAAGTCCATTGGTAGTTTGAAGTCATCAGAAGTAATCAAACTGTCCTCATCAGGCAAACAAATTTCATCAGAGACTAACTGAAGACTTGTGACCTCGTGTTGTTTAGCctttttgttggattttgttTCAAGACTTTGCTCAGGAGACTTGCTCATCAGCTCATGGGGTAATAGTTTGCTGAGAATAGAACTTTGCATTGAATAATAGGGCCTTGCATCATATTTATTTGACGACACCAAGCATTCCTCTGATTCGTTGCACTTGCTCATCATCTCATGGGGTAATAGTTTGCTGATTATAGTTCTTGGTGTGGAAGAACAAGGGCTTGCATCACTTGGTGTTGATGATAGCGCACATTCCTCTGATTGAGTGCACTTGTTGAAAAGCCTCTTCTCGGTTCTGAAATCATCCAGGAGAGTGGCAACATCTGGGTCCAAGTTTTCTTTGTGCTCATCTGAAATATTCTTTCGGTTCTCTTGAACACCATTTTTATGTTCCTTCCTTGTCCATTCAGGTGACTCTGAAAAAGGTACATTAGAATTTATAGGGCTTATTCGTAAACTTTTATGGGAAGAAACcacaattataaaatgaaaagaaggaaATCCACTGCATGGAAAAGCTAAAGGAGAACAATTTACCTCTTCCCCTCCTTTCACCTTCTGCACTCTCAAGTCTTGGACACTCCGTAAATCCAAATGTTTCcccatttttttcatctttattctCTCTCCCAGAAAGAAGGTTCATCTGAAAGAAAACACACATGATTTTCACTAGATCCCAGACATCActctttcaatttattaatcttttgaaccataaaattaaaatgcaattaGCATTATATCCATTTCCGTAATTAGGAAGTCATGTTGAGCTATCAAATGCCCTTCTACATCAGCACTGAATAAAAGTGTACAGACCAAAGCATACCTTATAAAGGTGTGGAGGCCGATATGGTGCAATACTTTTGTTGAGCAGATTACAACTTCGAACATTTTGAGCAGATGACCCAGCTACACATACAGGTGCTCTAAGAAGATACCTGTTTCCCAGAAGTCCATTTGCAGGATTCTGCTGTGGATGTCCATAAGCAGGATACTGCTGTGAATGATCATTAGCAGGACACTGCTGTGAATGATCATTAGCAGGATTCTGTTGTGGCAGTCCATTAGCAGGATTCAGCCATGAATCAGGAGATTGGATGCCATCCCTTCGGCCTGCATTATATATGATACCAATCATTCAACATTGCACCAAATTCAACTCAACCTCAGCTTTCATTTAGTAGCCACCCACAAAACAGGCAATTAAATTCAGTAACACCCATAAAAAAGATGCAGATATATGGCTGACCAAACATAGAACTCCCTTGAACCTTAACAAGTAAGGAACTCCAATCTTTCTCTGATGAATGAATCAGGACTCCAACTTGAATTTGAAAAGACTCCACATCAATTCAAGCATCAAGTAATCATTAATCTTCACCCATGTATTAGCATAAATCGTAATCCAGACTACATAAATGAACTTTAACAAACATACCCTTGGTCTCAAACAGATATCATCACGCATTGCTTTTACGGCATGTTAGCATAATTTGATCATCTTTTTTGTGAAGGTATTAACAGCGTACATAAATTCATTACATACCACTAGAAATCACTTCATCCATGCATGCATTACACATCACAAGATAAAGGGCTGTGGTATACCTAAATCAGTCCAAGTAATTAAATCCCACATTACACAAAAACATAATTACcattaaaacacaacaaatcaTCTCTAATCACGTACCCGAATCATAAAGCAGATATGTTGATCTAGTAGTTGCTGCAGCATTGAGTTCACTGTGAGACAGAAACACAGGGAATCAAcaatcaaatcaagttaattaaGAGCAATAAAACCAAAGACAAGCAAGAAGATCGAATTATGCTAACATACCATAAAGTTGATGAATCAAACCCCCTTGGTAACCTCTTGCATTCATCCATTTCAGCTAATGATAAAAGAAACCCTTTCTTATATGCATATCTTGTCTCTCTGTTCCACAAAAAACCACAAACACAACATATCATTTATATGAAACAACGCATTAGAATTcttccatttgtttttaaatttttttttcactttctcatAAACCAAACACATACACTACATAAATTCCATTTTATTACTAACAATTTCATAAAACACTAACAAAAGTTCATTTTCCTCAAATTTTCTTTCAGTTTCTAAGCAACCAAATACAAACACTACCACTAATAATAATTTCGTAAAACACTAacaaaagttaattttcttctaattttctttcattttctcagcaaccaaacacaaATTAACACTACATCATACACTCTTACCACACAAAGAACACCACTCTTTTTAGTCACTACTAACAATAcagagaaacaaaacaaaaacattttcctctgcttctctttcattttctcagcaaccgaacagcatttaaataaatttttttttaaaaaaaaagaggaactaAAATTACTTGTGGAACTCTTGAATTGTATCATCATCTGATGTT
The DNA window shown above is from Populus trichocarpa isolate Nisqually-1 chromosome 4, P.trichocarpa_v4.1, whole genome shotgun sequence and carries:
- the LOC7494530 gene encoding uncharacterized protein LOC7494530, translated to MSTEIEDVAKSTSDDDTIQEFHKETRYAYKKGFLLSLAEMDECKRLPRGFDSSTLCELNAAATTRSTYLLYDSGRRDGIQSPDSWLNPANGLPQQNPANDHSQQCPANDHSQQYPAYGHPQQNPANGLLGNRYLLRAPVCVAGSSAQNVRSCNLLNKSIAPYRPPHLYKMNLLSGRENKDEKNGETFGFTECPRLESAEGERRGRESPEWTRKEHKNGVQENRKNISDEHKENLDPDVATLLDDFRTEKRLFNKCTQSEECALSSTPSDASPCSSTPRTIISKLLPHEMMSKCNESEECLVSSNKYDARPYYSMQSSILSKLLPHELMSKSPEQSLETKSNKKAKQHEVTSLQLVSDEICLPDEDSLITSDDFKLPMDLVLLPESNVTETDLFASSSRMPGNVSQMLAALNVPLDERSQSSLEVPPTCSGSDNINGLDTSHGNLRARQEFPQSHHSQTNRSSALFCPSDSQRARRNKFKPHLKNLSYNHPPISYIPLYVLPLDPYDASTSFDIPTMQPLPQQILVPAEFPHQVNGLPRGPSYPPINGMASYSPLNYCHQTYRGSTTTSPGSHVVANSDQAAINNRLPDMEHITNQMHPGWPWTGSVQQFSR